From a region of the Paenibacillus segetis genome:
- a CDS encoding methionine gamma-lyase family protein yields MANFSEEIIGWMEDAESQVQSRFREIDRIVDRNQWKVIEAFQRHQVSDFHFAGSTGYAYNDRGREVLDLVYADVFGAEAALVRPHFASGTHTIATALFGVLRPGDGLIYITGTPYDTLHKVIGTTGDGTGSLMDFGVQYDEVALLSDGSVDWDTVATKMNGRTKVIGIQRSRGYDWRDSFSVSQIGEMVARVKAMNPNCIVFVDNCYGEFTEEQEPTQVGADLIAGSLIKNPGGGLAETGGYICGRAALVELASYRLTAPGIGGEVGAMLGTTRGIYQGLFMAPTIVGQAVRGSVLAAALFERAGFESRPRWDEQRTDLIQAIAFSGSEQLIAFVQGIQRAAAVDGHVVPEPWDMPGYEHPVIMAAGTFIQGGSLELSADAPIREPYIAYMQGGLTYAHVKYGLLTALQTMKERNLL; encoded by the coding sequence ATGGCTAATTTTAGTGAAGAGATCATTGGGTGGATGGAAGATGCAGAATCACAGGTACAATCACGGTTTCGCGAAATTGATAGAATTGTAGATCGTAACCAGTGGAAGGTGATTGAAGCATTTCAACGGCATCAGGTAAGTGATTTTCATTTCGCAGGTTCCACGGGCTATGCATATAATGATCGTGGTCGTGAAGTGTTGGATCTAGTATACGCTGATGTTTTCGGTGCCGAGGCAGCATTGGTTCGTCCTCATTTTGCATCAGGAACACATACGATTGCTACAGCTTTATTTGGTGTATTACGTCCTGGAGACGGACTGATATATATTACTGGGACACCTTATGACACATTACATAAAGTGATTGGTACTACGGGAGACGGGACAGGTTCACTTATGGATTTCGGAGTTCAATATGACGAAGTTGCTCTACTCTCTGATGGTTCGGTGGATTGGGATACAGTAGCTACAAAAATGAATGGTCGTACCAAGGTGATTGGCATTCAGCGCTCACGCGGATACGATTGGAGGGATTCTTTCTCGGTGAGTCAAATCGGTGAAATGGTAGCAAGAGTCAAAGCCATGAATCCGAATTGTATCGTATTTGTTGATAATTGCTATGGTGAGTTTACGGAGGAACAAGAACCAACACAGGTTGGAGCAGACTTAATTGCGGGTTCTTTGATTAAAAACCCAGGTGGTGGATTGGCCGAAACCGGTGGTTACATCTGTGGGCGAGCTGCTCTAGTGGAATTAGCTTCGTACCGGCTCACAGCACCGGGGATTGGCGGCGAAGTTGGTGCTATGCTGGGTACTACGCGAGGTATTTACCAAGGGTTGTTTATGGCTCCTACAATTGTTGGACAAGCTGTTAGGGGGAGTGTTCTTGCGGCGGCTTTGTTCGAGCGTGCTGGATTTGAAAGTAGACCACGCTGGGATGAGCAACGAACAGATTTGATTCAGGCTATTGCGTTTAGTGGCTCTGAGCAATTGATCGCTTTTGTTCAAGGTATTCAACGAGCAGCAGCGGTAGATGGTCATGTAGTCCCTGAGCCGTGGGATATGCCTGGTTATGAGCATCCCGTGATTATGGCTGCCGGGACATTTATACAAGGTGGTAGTCTAGAATTGTCGGCAGATGCACCCATTAGAGAACCTTATATTGCTTATATGCAAGGTGGGCTAACTTACGCTCATGTTAAGTATGGCTTGTTGACAGCACTGCAAACGATGAAAGAGCGAAATCTGCTGTAA
- a CDS encoding AAA family ATPase produces the protein MPGRVMAKSGSADERPSRQINVILRSTEAPVISQSISDAESQPVPKSQQQQGLFLEIQRELDQLIGLDHIKDLMYEIYALLQIASMRSDAGLLSGSQVYHMVFKGNPGTGKTTVARIVARMFQRMGVLSKGHLIEVERADLVGEYIGHTAQKTRDLVKKAIGGILFIDEAYSLARGGEKDFGKEAIDTLVKSMEDQKNQFILILAGYSDEMDYFLQCNPGLPSRFPIQMDFPDYTIDQLIQISEGMAKDRDYILMPQAILKLKQHLLKEKCQSDHLFSNARYVRNVIERSVRQQAVRLLSQYGGGSPGKLELMTIRMEDLKLDNKPQ, from the coding sequence ATGCCAGGGCGTGTTATGGCCAAGAGTGGATCTGCAGATGAGAGACCATCTAGACAGATAAATGTTATTTTGCGCAGTACCGAGGCACCGGTCATTTCTCAGAGTATCTCGGATGCAGAGTCGCAGCCTGTACCCAAGTCTCAACAACAGCAAGGCTTGTTTCTGGAAATTCAAAGAGAACTAGATCAGTTGATCGGACTGGATCATATCAAAGATTTGATGTATGAAATATATGCCCTACTTCAAATCGCTTCTATGCGCTCCGATGCGGGGTTGCTGTCCGGTTCTCAAGTATATCATATGGTATTTAAGGGGAACCCAGGTACAGGCAAAACAACCGTTGCCAGAATCGTTGCTAGAATGTTTCAGAGAATGGGTGTATTAAGTAAAGGGCATTTAATTGAAGTAGAGCGGGCAGACCTTGTCGGTGAATATATCGGACATACCGCACAAAAAACGAGAGATTTGGTTAAGAAAGCAATAGGCGGGATTCTGTTCATTGATGAAGCTTATAGCTTGGCTCGTGGTGGAGAGAAGGATTTTGGCAAAGAAGCGATCGATACTTTAGTGAAGTCGATGGAAGATCAAAAGAATCAATTCATTCTCATTTTGGCAGGTTATTCCGATGAAATGGATTACTTCCTGCAATGCAACCCGGGGCTTCCTTCAAGGTTTCCTATTCAAATGGACTTTCCCGACTATACGATTGACCAATTGATCCAAATATCTGAAGGAATGGCCAAGGATCGTGACTATATCTTGATGCCGCAGGCGATACTCAAACTTAAGCAACACTTATTAAAAGAGAAATGTCAGAGTGATCATTTGTTCAGCAATGCCAGATATGTGCGTAATGTTATTGAGCGTTCCGTTCGCCAGCAGGCGGTTCGATTACTTAGTCAATATGGTGGTGGATCTCCAGGAAAGCTGGAACTGATGACGATTCGTATGGAAGATTTGAAGTTAGATAACAAACCGCAATAA
- a CDS encoding YdcF family protein, which translates to MNYYGKGVSFQPKGQNRRRKLPRWLRWFLLVVLAGILWTLYVLAQIGSVERNTAGWSTNSISYDVGIVLGAALWSDVPSPGLEERLQQALKDYREGKFRYFILTGGLDTAESKYTEAEGMANYLEEHGVPREIMLLENKATSTYENLKFSQQIMEERQLKSALIITHTFHGNRAFEIAKSLHYDNPKLSLTETKVLKPIFNTTREVLAYTKWKMEQLGMAIGLKS; encoded by the coding sequence ATGAATTATTATGGTAAGGGAGTCTCTTTTCAACCTAAAGGTCAAAACCGACGACGTAAACTTCCTAGATGGCTTAGATGGTTTCTGCTAGTTGTTCTTGCGGGGATACTTTGGACGTTGTATGTATTAGCTCAAATTGGCAGTGTGGAACGTAATACGGCCGGATGGAGTACGAATTCTATTTCATATGATGTTGGTATTGTTCTAGGTGCTGCCTTGTGGAGCGATGTGCCAAGTCCAGGACTGGAAGAACGACTCCAGCAAGCTTTAAAGGACTACCGTGAAGGAAAGTTTCGCTACTTCATACTTACTGGTGGTTTAGACACAGCGGAATCCAAATACACTGAAGCTGAAGGTATGGCTAATTATTTGGAGGAGCATGGGGTTCCTCGTGAAATTATGCTTCTCGAGAATAAAGCAACAAGTACGTATGAGAATTTGAAATTCAGCCAGCAAATCATGGAGGAGCGGCAACTGAAGTCTGCGCTTATCATTACGCATACATTTCACGGTAACCGTGCTTTTGAGATTGCAAAGAGTCTCCATTATGACAATCCTAAGCTTTCACTTACCGAAACTAAGGTACTCAAACCCATCTTTAATACGACTAGAGAAGTACTAGCTTATACTAAATGGAAAATGGAGCAACTAGGGATGGCTATCGGCTTGAAATCGTAA
- a CDS encoding DUF402 domain-containing protein, whose amino-acid sequence MKRKFGDRANWRRVTQRQFKSKFVENDIFTGFVTLYSIFALRDPLWKTYGGHTFRIADKGYTWLQYYPKGAHFVVTSMFDDKGDIVEWYIDVCKNQGVTDQGVPWFDDLYLDIVVLKNGEMFLLDEDELDEALSRGQITVKDYDMAMETAKEVQQVIKSGHFPYFDMSLEHYQNGFMNQ is encoded by the coding sequence ATGAAGCGAAAATTTGGTGATCGTGCGAATTGGCGCCGTGTAACGCAGCGTCAGTTCAAATCAAAGTTTGTCGAAAATGATATCTTTACTGGGTTTGTAACCTTGTACAGTATTTTTGCGCTACGTGATCCACTCTGGAAGACGTATGGTGGACATACCTTCCGTATTGCAGACAAGGGTTATACCTGGTTGCAGTATTATCCCAAAGGAGCCCATTTCGTGGTGACTTCCATGTTTGATGACAAGGGAGACATTGTGGAGTGGTATATTGACGTATGCAAAAATCAAGGTGTAACGGACCAGGGTGTCCCTTGGTTTGATGATTTGTATCTTGACATCGTGGTCTTGAAGAACGGGGAAATGTTCTTATTGGATGAGGATGAACTAGATGAAGCTTTAAGTCGCGGTCAGATCACCGTCAAAGACTATGATATGGCGATGGAGACAGCGAAGGAAGTGCAGCAAGTGATTAAGTCAGGGCATTTTCCGTATTTTGATATGTCACTTGAGCACTATCAGAACGGTTTTATGAATCAGTAA
- a CDS encoding transglycosylase domain-containing protein: MATKRPPSRVERNSRPEKKAETPKKNRKKKLKLKHVLLISFFTVAVAVFCAIAGYLYITISGEKILSENEDKLIIYETSKVYDRKGVMMGELSIDKSEPVDSEQIPQLVKDAFIATEDRRFNEHNGVDLWSIGRAAVKDIVARSMVEGGSTITQQLAKNIFLSSDKTFFRKATEMSIAMALERHNTKDDIITLYLNRIFYGQKAYGIKAASQRYFGKSDLNDLEIWEIATLAAIPKGPSKYNPISNPDLSKERRSVVLDLMFQEGYITAAERDEAKAVDYDYEQPAKSDAYLAFKDYVTQEAEEKYGLTEDELNRGGYKIYTTMDVQAQKAVEKAFANDDFFEKSKDDKQVQGSIVIMNHENGSLVALLGGRDYERKGFSRLNSRRQPGSAFKPIVSYAPALESGKFGPDSQISNEKQCFGDYCPRNLHGYSKTINLTTALTKSENIPAVWLLNQVGVKTGVKYAEEMGITMDKDDRNLAIALGGLTRGTNTLEMAGAFSVFANQGKYNAPYSIKSIVDHDGKEVFKYNPPKAKQVISEQTAYYMTQMLQNVVNEGTGKRARINRPVAGKTGTTQHGIPGLTSSKNRDVWFVGYTPEWTASIWMGYDNPDKDHLLNGSSGQVASLFATVMKEALEGVPVKDFPVPGNLQTPEPPEEVEVPAASGLSASYNPDTATVSLSWTGVDQMDTAYRIYRKSSEDSDYVHYMDSVTTEAEDISVVPGLTYEYYVRVYDPVNDTESKPTNTVTVTIESEEPPITEPTPDGNGGENGQGGTGGTEGTPGPGGTPGNGNGGATHPPGNGNGNGNGNGNGNGNGNGNGNGNGSGTIPGNPGEGSGGEQPPEVPTEGSTDNAYTDPNAMGNDMNNPG, translated from the coding sequence ATGGCTACAAAGAGACCACCTTCCAGAGTGGAAAGGAATAGTCGTCCAGAGAAGAAGGCGGAGACACCTAAGAAGAATAGAAAGAAGAAGTTGAAGTTAAAGCACGTTCTATTGATTTCCTTCTTTACAGTTGCTGTTGCCGTATTTTGTGCGATAGCTGGGTATTTGTACATTACGATCAGCGGTGAAAAAATATTATCTGAGAATGAAGACAAATTGATTATTTATGAAACATCAAAGGTATATGACCGTAAGGGAGTCATGATGGGAGAGCTGTCCATCGATAAAAGTGAGCCCGTTGATTCCGAGCAAATACCACAGCTTGTTAAGGATGCCTTTATCGCTACAGAAGATAGACGTTTTAATGAGCATAACGGGGTGGATTTGTGGTCGATCGGCCGTGCGGCGGTAAAGGACATCGTAGCTCGTTCGATGGTTGAGGGTGGTAGTACGATTACTCAACAATTGGCCAAGAACATTTTTCTAAGCTCCGATAAGACCTTTTTCCGGAAAGCAACAGAAATGTCTATCGCCATGGCGCTAGAGCGTCACAATACAAAGGATGATATTATTACATTGTATTTAAACCGGATATTCTATGGTCAGAAAGCGTATGGGATTAAAGCGGCTTCCCAGCGTTATTTCGGCAAAAGTGATTTGAATGATCTGGAGATTTGGGAAATCGCCACATTGGCGGCAATTCCTAAGGGACCTTCCAAATACAATCCGATTAGTAATCCGGACTTGTCTAAGGAGCGTCGAAGCGTCGTGCTCGATTTGATGTTCCAAGAGGGTTACATTACAGCTGCAGAACGTGATGAAGCGAAAGCAGTTGATTATGATTATGAACAACCGGCTAAGAGTGATGCGTACCTTGCATTTAAAGATTACGTAACTCAGGAAGCAGAAGAGAAGTATGGTTTAACCGAAGATGAGTTGAACCGTGGCGGATATAAAATCTATACGACGATGGACGTTCAAGCGCAAAAGGCAGTAGAGAAAGCATTTGCTAATGACGATTTCTTTGAGAAGAGTAAAGATGATAAACAAGTTCAAGGCTCTATCGTTATTATGAATCATGAGAATGGCAGTCTGGTTGCGTTACTAGGTGGCCGTGATTATGAACGTAAAGGATTCAGTCGTCTGAATAGCCGTAGACAGCCGGGTTCCGCGTTCAAGCCAATCGTGTCGTATGCTCCAGCACTTGAGTCGGGGAAATTTGGACCGGATTCTCAGATCAGTAACGAGAAGCAGTGTTTCGGGGATTATTGTCCACGGAACTTACATGGATATTCTAAAACGATTAACTTGACCACAGCGTTGACGAAGTCGGAGAATATTCCAGCCGTTTGGTTGCTGAATCAGGTTGGTGTGAAGACGGGCGTCAAGTATGCTGAAGAAATGGGTATTACGATGGATAAGGATGATCGTAACCTTGCGATCGCACTTGGAGGTCTGACACGCGGTACAAATACGCTAGAAATGGCGGGTGCCTTTAGTGTGTTTGCTAACCAAGGGAAATACAATGCTCCGTATTCGATCAAATCTATTGTGGATCATGATGGTAAAGAAGTGTTTAAATATAATCCACCAAAAGCGAAGCAGGTAATTAGCGAACAGACCGCATACTACATGACGCAAATGTTACAAAATGTTGTTAATGAGGGTACGGGTAAACGAGCGCGTATTAACCGTCCAGTTGCAGGTAAGACAGGTACAACGCAGCATGGGATACCAGGACTTACTAGTAGCAAGAACCGCGATGTTTGGTTTGTTGGTTATACGCCGGAGTGGACCGCATCCATTTGGATGGGATACGATAACCCGGATAAGGACCATCTATTGAACGGCAGCAGTGGTCAAGTAGCTTCATTGTTTGCGACAGTGATGAAAGAAGCCTTAGAAGGGGTTCCTGTTAAGGACTTCCCAGTACCAGGTAATCTCCAGACACCGGAACCACCTGAAGAAGTTGAAGTTCCGGCAGCAAGTGGATTAAGCGCATCTTATAATCCTGATACGGCTACGGTGTCATTAAGCTGGACTGGTGTTGATCAGATGGATACCGCGTATCGTATTTATCGGAAATCTTCTGAGGATAGTGACTATGTACATTACATGGACTCTGTAACTACAGAAGCTGAGGATATCAGTGTTGTCCCTGGATTAACCTACGAGTATTACGTAAGGGTGTATGATCCTGTGAATGATACGGAAAGTAAGCCTACAAACACGGTAACTGTTACGATTGAGAGTGAAGAACCTCCAATTACGGAACCAACACCTGATGGCAATGGTGGGGAAAATGGTCAAGGTGGAACCGGAGGTACTGAAGGTACACCAGGTCCAGGCGGAACTCCTGGTAACGGTAATGGTGGAGCAACTCATCCGCCTGGCAATGGTAACGGAAATGGAAACGGTAATGGTAATGGAAACGGTAATGGTAATGGAAACGGTAATGGTAATGGAAGTGGAACAATTCCTGGTAATCCAGGTGAGGGCTCCGGCGGAGAACAACCACCTGAAGTACCAACTGAAGGAAGCACGGATAATGCATATACAGACCCTAATGCCATGGGCAATGACATGAATAATCCAGGGTGA
- the hfq gene encoding RNA chaperone Hfq translates to MNKSINIQDTFLNQLRKDSIPVTVFLTNGFQIRGTIKAFDNFTIVIDSDGRQQMVYKHAISTFQPQRNVSLMQESQNEG, encoded by the coding sequence ATGAACAAATCCATTAACATCCAAGATACGTTCTTGAACCAATTACGTAAAGATAGCATCCCAGTTACCGTTTTCTTAACGAACGGTTTTCAGATCAGAGGGACGATCAAAGCTTTCGATAATTTTACCATCGTAATTGATAGTGATGGACGCCAGCAAATGGTGTACAAGCACGCAATTTCAACGTTCCAGCCGCAGCGTAATGTATCACTTATGCAAGAATCACAGAACGAGGGCTAA
- the miaA gene encoding tRNA (adenosine(37)-N6)-dimethylallyltransferase MiaA encodes MMTNKKPKLLVLLGPTAVGKTKLSIEIAKAFSCEIISGDSMQVYRGMDIGTAKITRDEMDGVRHHLVDVLNPDEDFSVALFQDWCKTLIPEISARNKLPFIVGGTGLYIESVCYEFQFTEAGADDEFREAQQQFALQNGPEALHAKLAIIDPVSAARLHYNDVRRVIRALEIYHLTGVTLSSRLESQSKESPYDLCFVGLTMDRQMLYNRIEQRIDEMISLGLVDEVQNLLNQGYSRNLVSMQGLGYKEIVEHLEDGVPLLAAIEKLKRDTRRYAKRQLSWFRHMRDISWIDVGDGQNFSGNLMAAHAIIAGKFPTDLEYNYKH; translated from the coding sequence TTGATGACTAACAAGAAACCAAAACTGCTAGTGCTTCTAGGACCGACTGCTGTTGGTAAGACGAAGCTCAGTATCGAGATCGCGAAGGCGTTCTCCTGCGAAATCATTTCCGGTGATTCCATGCAGGTGTACCGGGGGATGGATATCGGGACAGCCAAAATTACCAGAGATGAAATGGATGGCGTTCGACATCATTTAGTTGATGTCTTGAATCCGGATGAAGACTTTTCCGTCGCATTATTCCAAGATTGGTGCAAGACACTTATTCCAGAAATTAGTGCGCGAAATAAGCTTCCTTTTATCGTTGGGGGTACGGGTCTGTACATTGAATCCGTGTGTTATGAGTTTCAATTTACGGAGGCAGGTGCGGATGATGAATTCCGTGAAGCGCAGCAGCAATTTGCCCTACAGAACGGTCCAGAAGCATTACACGCCAAGCTAGCGATCATCGATCCTGTTTCGGCAGCCCGTTTGCACTACAATGATGTACGGCGGGTAATTCGAGCGCTGGAGATTTATCATCTGACCGGAGTGACACTCTCCTCGCGTTTGGAGTCGCAAAGCAAGGAGTCTCCATATGATTTATGTTTTGTTGGTTTGACAATGGACCGTCAAATGCTTTATAACCGTATTGAGCAGCGAATCGACGAGATGATCTCACTTGGACTTGTAGATGAGGTGCAAAATCTGCTGAATCAGGGGTACTCTCGAAATCTGGTTTCGATGCAGGGACTGGGATATAAAGAGATTGTAGAACATCTTGAAGACGGTGTACCACTGCTGGCAGCGATAGAGAAGTTGAAACGGGATACTCGGCGCTATGCTAAGAGACAACTCTCTTGGTTCAGGCATATGCGGGATATTTCGTGGATCGATGTAGGGGATGGTCAAAACTTTTCCGGGAATTTAATGGCTGCACATGCTATAATAGCAGGAAAGTTTCCTACTGATCTTGAATATAATTATAAACACTAA